A genomic stretch from Flavobacterium sp. KS-LB2 includes:
- the glgB gene encoding 1,4-alpha-glucan branching protein GlgB, with protein sequence MSKVITHSLFTDFDIDLFKAGKHFRLYEKLGAHLLSVDGVDGVYFAVWAPTAHSVSVVGDFNFWTQGEHQLNVRWDSSGIWEGFIPNIKKGTTYKYKIQSNNGGIITEKADPFAFYCEKPPHTASVVWDLDYKWKDNNWMKTRQNHNGLDKPYSVYEVHLGSWKRHTEENRFLTYLEFAEDLVNYVKETGFTHVEFMPIMEYPYDPSWGYQLVGYFAPTSRFGNPQEFMHLVDKLHEAGIGVILDWVPSHFPDDAHGLGFFDGSNLFEHPDRRKGYHPDWKSLVFNYGRNEVRSFLISNALFWLHHYHADALRVDAVASMLYLDYSRNDGEWEPNIYGGRENLDTISFLKEFNEAVYLNYEGVQTIAEESTSFPMVSRPTSVGGLGFGMKWMMGWMHDTLAYFQKDTVYRKYHQNDLTFSMTYTFSENFMLPLSHDEVVYGKKSIAGRMPGDEWQKFANLRLLYGYMFMYPGTKLLFMGSEFGQSSEWNFEGSLDWHLLQYPFHSGVKILITDLNTLYKSQPALYEKQFSPEGFEWINYSDHQNAVMSFIRKGNNPKDDVVVVCNFTQVTRSNYRIGLPKKGKLTEIFNSDASIYGGSGVSNSKKIAIEAMPYDGRDYSIELLLPPLSVTVFKII encoded by the coding sequence ATGAGTAAAGTTATTACGCATTCTCTTTTTACCGATTTTGATATCGATTTATTTAAAGCTGGGAAACATTTTCGACTGTACGAAAAACTAGGCGCACATCTACTATCGGTTGACGGAGTAGATGGTGTTTATTTTGCAGTTTGGGCTCCTACGGCTCATTCAGTATCAGTAGTGGGAGATTTCAATTTTTGGACACAAGGAGAACACCAGTTGAATGTACGTTGGGATTCTTCCGGTATTTGGGAAGGTTTTATTCCAAATATCAAAAAGGGGACCACCTATAAATATAAAATACAATCTAATAATGGTGGAATTATAACAGAGAAAGCCGATCCGTTTGCTTTTTATTGCGAAAAACCACCTCATACAGCATCTGTAGTTTGGGATTTGGATTATAAATGGAAGGACAATAACTGGATGAAAACGCGTCAAAATCATAATGGTTTAGACAAACCCTATTCTGTTTATGAAGTACATTTAGGCTCTTGGAAACGCCATACTGAAGAAAATCGTTTTTTGACCTATCTAGAATTTGCAGAAGACTTAGTAAACTATGTCAAAGAAACAGGTTTTACTCATGTAGAGTTTATGCCTATTATGGAATATCCATATGATCCATCTTGGGGATATCAATTAGTGGGATATTTTGCGCCTACATCCCGTTTTGGGAATCCGCAAGAATTCATGCATTTAGTTGATAAATTGCATGAAGCAGGAATTGGAGTAATTCTGGATTGGGTACCATCTCATTTTCCAGATGACGCTCATGGTTTAGGCTTTTTTGACGGATCGAATCTTTTTGAGCATCCTGATCGCAGAAAAGGGTATCATCCGGATTGGAAAAGTTTAGTTTTTAATTATGGACGAAATGAAGTTCGTTCTTTCTTAATTAGTAACGCATTGTTTTGGTTACACCATTATCATGCAGACGCTTTGCGTGTTGATGCAGTAGCTTCCATGCTGTATTTAGATTATTCTAGAAATGATGGCGAGTGGGAACCCAATATTTACGGAGGTAGAGAAAATCTGGATACCATTAGCTTCTTGAAAGAATTCAATGAAGCCGTTTATCTAAACTATGAAGGTGTTCAAACTATAGCAGAAGAAAGTACTTCATTTCCAATGGTTTCTAGACCCACATCTGTTGGTGGTTTAGGTTTTGGTATGAAATGGATGATGGGGTGGATGCATGATACCTTAGCATACTTTCAAAAAGATACTGTATATAGAAAGTACCATCAAAATGATTTGACTTTTTCAATGACATATACCTTTTCAGAAAATTTCATGTTACCACTTTCACATGACGAAGTGGTTTATGGAAAGAAATCAATTGCCGGAAGAATGCCAGGCGATGAATGGCAGAAATTTGCCAATTTACGATTACTATACGGTTATATGTTTATGTATCCTGGAACTAAATTGTTGTTTATGGGAAGTGAATTTGGACAAAGTAGCGAATGGAATTTTGAAGGAAGTTTAGATTGGCATTTGTTGCAATATCCTTTTCATAGTGGTGTGAAAATATTGATCACAGATTTGAATACACTATACAAATCACAACCTGCTTTATACGAAAAACAATTTAGTCCTGAAGGCTTTGAATGGATTAATTACTCGGATCATCAAAATGCAGTAATGTCATTCATTCGTAAAGGAAATAACCCGAAGGACGATGTAGTAGTAGTGTGTAACTTTACACAAGTAACTAGGTCTAATTATCGAATTGGTTTGCCAAAGAAAGGAAAACTAACAGAGATTTTTAATAGTGATGCTTCCATTTATGGAGGAAGCGGAGTCTCGAACTCTAAAAAAATAGCAATTGAGGCTATGCCTTATGATGGAAGAGATTATTCAATAGAGTTGCTTTTACCACCATTAAGTGTTACCGTTTTTAAAATTATATAA
- a CDS encoding glucose-1-phosphate adenylyltransferase — protein sequence MKAKKKNVIAIILGGGQGSRLYPLTETRSKPAVPIGGKYRLVDIPISNCMNSDIYRMFVLTQFNSASLNAHIKNTYNFSIFSHAFVDILAAEQTPDNPTWFQGTADAVRQCMPHFLNHDFDYALILSGDQLYQMDFNDMLEEHIKREADITIATLPVNAKDAPEFGILKTNSESCIESFIEKPAKELLPDWESDVSEQMKSEGKQYLASMGIYIFNKKLLVDIMSNKETKDFGKEIIPQAVGHKKILSYQYEGYWTDIGNIDSFFEANIGLTDDLPKFNLFDNDNKIFTRPRLLPPSKFQKTMVDRSLISEGCILNAKEINRSVIGIRSRIGEGTIIQNCYVMGNDFYQNIDDMNEDVRTGRQLVGIGERCFISNALVDKNCRIGNDVYISGGSHLEDFSNELYAIKDGIVVIKKGAIIPDNYIIK from the coding sequence ATGAAAGCTAAAAAGAAAAATGTAATTGCAATTATTTTAGGAGGAGGGCAAGGTTCCAGATTGTATCCGTTGACAGAAACAAGATCTAAACCTGCTGTACCAATTGGGGGCAAATACAGATTAGTAGATATCCCTATTTCAAATTGTATGAACTCAGATATTTATAGAATGTTTGTTTTAACGCAATTTAACTCAGCTTCTTTAAATGCACACATAAAAAACACTTATAATTTTAGTATTTTTAGTCATGCTTTTGTTGATATACTTGCTGCAGAACAAACTCCTGATAATCCAACTTGGTTTCAAGGTACCGCTGATGCTGTAAGACAGTGTATGCCACATTTCTTAAACCATGATTTTGATTATGCTTTGATACTTTCTGGTGATCAGCTGTATCAGATGGATTTCAATGATATGTTAGAAGAACATATCAAGAGAGAAGCAGATATTACCATTGCTACATTACCAGTAAATGCAAAAGATGCACCTGAATTTGGAATATTAAAGACAAATTCCGAAAGTTGTATCGAATCTTTTATAGAAAAACCAGCTAAAGAATTGTTACCTGATTGGGAATCTGATGTGAGTGAGCAAATGAAGAGTGAAGGAAAGCAATATTTGGCTTCTATGGGAATCTACATCTTTAACAAAAAACTGTTGGTAGATATTATGTCAAATAAAGAAACCAAAGATTTTGGCAAAGAAATTATTCCGCAGGCTGTAGGTCACAAAAAGATATTGAGTTACCAATATGAAGGATATTGGACAGATATTGGTAATATTGATTCCTTTTTTGAAGCTAATATTGGGTTAACTGATGACTTACCAAAATTTAATTTATTTGATAACGATAATAAAATTTTCACCAGACCTAGATTATTGCCACCATCTAAATTCCAGAAGACTATGGTGGACAGATCATTAATTTCTGAAGGATGTATTTTGAATGCTAAAGAAATTAATCGTTCAGTAATTGGTATTCGTTCCAGAATAGGCGAAGGAACCATTATTCAAAACTGTTATGTGATGGGTAATGATTTCTATCAGAATATTGATGATATGAATGAGGATGTAAGAACAGGGAGACAACTAGTGGGAATTGGGGAAAGATGCTTTATAAGCAATGCTCTTGTAGATAAAAACTGCAGAATTGGGAATGATGTTTACATCAGTGGAGGCAGTCATTTAGAAGATTTCTCGAATGAGTTGTATGCCATAAAAGACGGAATTGTTGTCATTAAAAAAGGAGCAATTATACCAGATAATTATATCATAAAATAG